From Danio rerio strain Tuebingen ecotype United States chromosome 7, GRCz12tu, whole genome shotgun sequence, the proteins below share one genomic window:
- the zgc:162060 gene encoding uncharacterized protein isoform X1 has product MAQSLYFPLLLIALCSISECVQRQYHFINENKTWTEAQRYCREKYTDLATVDNMNDTIQLMKSVSDVHLWIGLQRKWQWSSGGPALFLNWANQQPDGKDECAFMRNGEWHDWNCSYTLFFVCYNMSRGLVFVNQTMNWTAAQSYCRQNHTDLVSVRNQNESQQLEKFINDSHTSESEVWIGLFRDSWQWSDQSNYSFSYWNPGEPNNYANNENCTVLIENTRGHWGDLSCDRHFCFVLCPDKLIVIQQNLSWSEALKYCRQNHVDLVSVQSVEMQRRVMNMVKLASTEAVWLGLHNYCSMNMWLWLSGDMVCYQNWAPGNGSTPENCKLENRKGAVQSGGDQTWISLPESHRLNFICTNY; this is encoded by the exons ATGGCTCAATCTCTATATTTCCCTCTTCTCCTCATTG CTCTCTGCTCCATATCTGAATGTGTTCAGCGTCAGTATCACTTTATAAATGAGAACAAGACCTGGACTGAAGCTCAGAGATACTGCAGAGAGAAATACACAGATCTGGCCACTGTTGACAACATGAATGATACGATCCAGCTGATGAAGAGTGTGAGTGATGTACATCTCTGGATTGGTCTGCAGAGGAAATGGCAGTGGTCTTCAGGTGGTCCTGCACTCTTTTTGAACTGGGCAAATCAACAACCAGATGGCAAAGATGAGTGTGCTTTTATGAGAAATGGAGAGTGGCATGATTGGAATTGTAGTTACACCTTGTTCTTCGTATGCTACAACA tgaGCAGAGGACTGGTGTTTGTCAATCAGACGATGAACTGGACAGCTGCTCAGAGTTACTGCAGACAGAATCACACTGATCTGGTCAGTGTGAGGAACCAGAATGAGAGTCAACAGCTGGAGAAGTTCATTAATGACAGTCATACATCTGAATCTGAAGTCTGGATCGGTCTGTTCAGAGACTCATGGCAGTGGTCAGATCAGAGCAACTATTCATTCAGTTACTGGAATCCAGGTGAACCaaataattatgcaaataatGAAAACTGTACAGTGCTAATAGAGAACACTCGGGGACACTGGGGAGACCTCTCTTGCGACCGTCA tttctgctttgttttgtgtccAGATAAACTGATTGTGATCCAGCAGAATCTGTCGTGGTCTGAAGCTCTGAAATACTGCAGACAGAATCATGTGGATCTGGTCTCGGTTCAGTCAGTGGAGATGCAGCGTCGTGTGATGAACATGGTTAAATTGGCGTCTACTGAGGCGGTGTGGTTGGGTTTACACAACTACTGCAGCATGAACATGTGGCTCTGGCTGAGTGGAGACATGGTGTGCTATCAGAACTGGGCTCCAGGGAACGGCAGCACACCGGAAAACTGCAAACTGGAGAACAGAAAAGGAGCAGTTCAGTCTGGAGGAGATCAGACCTGGATCAGCCTTCCTGAATCTCACAGACTCAACTTCATCTGCACTAACTACTGA
- the zgc:162060 gene encoding uncharacterized protein LOC100001158 precursor yields the protein MAQSLYFPLLLIALCSISECVQRQYHFINENKTWTEAQRYCREKYTDLATVDNMNDTIQLMKSVSDVHLWIGLQRKWQWSSGGPALFLNWANQQPDGKDECAFMRNGEWHDWNCSYTLFFVCYNMSRGLVFVNQTMNWTAAQSYCRQNHTDLVSVRNQNESQQLEKFINDSHTSESEVWIGLFRDSWQWSDQSNYSFSYWNPDKLIVIQQNLSWSEALKYCRQNHVDLVSVQSVEMQRRVMNMVKLASTEAVWLGLHNYCSMNMWLWLSGDMVCYQNWAPGNGSTPENCKLENRKGAVQSGGDQTWISLPESHRLNFICTNY from the exons ATGGCTCAATCTCTATATTTCCCTCTTCTCCTCATTG CTCTCTGCTCCATATCTGAATGTGTTCAGCGTCAGTATCACTTTATAAATGAGAACAAGACCTGGACTGAAGCTCAGAGATACTGCAGAGAGAAATACACAGATCTGGCCACTGTTGACAACATGAATGATACGATCCAGCTGATGAAGAGTGTGAGTGATGTACATCTCTGGATTGGTCTGCAGAGGAAATGGCAGTGGTCTTCAGGTGGTCCTGCACTCTTTTTGAACTGGGCAAATCAACAACCAGATGGCAAAGATGAGTGTGCTTTTATGAGAAATGGAGAGTGGCATGATTGGAATTGTAGTTACACCTTGTTCTTCGTATGCTACAACA tgaGCAGAGGACTGGTGTTTGTCAATCAGACGATGAACTGGACAGCTGCTCAGAGTTACTGCAGACAGAATCACACTGATCTGGTCAGTGTGAGGAACCAGAATGAGAGTCAACAGCTGGAGAAGTTCATTAATGACAGTCATACATCTGAATCTGAAGTCTGGATCGGTCTGTTCAGAGACTCATGGCAGTGGTCAGATCAGAGCAACTATTCATTCAGTTACTGGAATCCAG ATAAACTGATTGTGATCCAGCAGAATCTGTCGTGGTCTGAAGCTCTGAAATACTGCAGACAGAATCATGTGGATCTGGTCTCGGTTCAGTCAGTGGAGATGCAGCGTCGTGTGATGAACATGGTTAAATTGGCGTCTACTGAGGCGGTGTGGTTGGGTTTACACAACTACTGCAGCATGAACATGTGGCTCTGGCTGAGTGGAGACATGGTGTGCTATCAGAACTGGGCTCCAGGGAACGGCAGCACACCGGAAAACTGCAAACTGGAGAACAGAAAAGGAGCAGTTCAGTCTGGAGGAGATCAGACCTGGATCAGCCTTCCTGAATCTCACAGACTCAACTTCATCTGCACTAACTACTGA